The window CATGACAGGTGCAGGCGTCAGAATACGGATGGGCACAATGGGGAAGGAGGATGCTAAACAACAAAACCAGCGTCAGGCCAGCCAGCATAGACCACGGTTTgtgtacacacacacacacacacacacacacccacacacacacacacatatatatatatatatatatatatatatatatatatatatatatatatatatatatatatatatatatatatatatatatatatataattcatatatacacacacacatgcacTTGCTTCCAAGGCACACACCAGAAGAATATCACACAAGCAGAAGCAAACAGGGCAGCAGCACATCACATAGAAGTAGTAGTAGATCACACACCATGATGCATCATCAATATATGCTCTCTACCAAAATCAAAGCCACGAGCCACAGCTCCAGCCAGCCAGCAGTATGCAGTTGGCACTTTACTTGGCACCCACATCACACCCTGCCAACTTCCAAAGCAAGCTCTATACTCAACAGCTGCTAATCCAGACAAGAACCTGCAGATGGTTTTAATGCACTAATTAGTAACTAGTTGTTGCATGACCCCAGCTCCAGCTAGCTCAAGAATGGAAATCAGGGTTACAAATGTTCATCCTTGAAAAGGTAAAGGGAAATGTGAAGGGGGAAAAAGGGGGTTAGTCTCACAAACtggaacagaaaaagaaaaaagaaaaagaaaaaaaaaagagaggagacaACCAAGAAACAATGGAAGGAAAACAAGAATTCTAGAGATGGGTCTCCTCCCATACATTGGAGTGCAATGTAGGTAATAATGGCGAAACTTGGGGACCTTCTCGCCAAaaactcttctctctctctctctcaatattttttttccctttggaAGTTCTCTCTAACAGAGCATGCACAATTGCGAGAAGGCCCCCCTACAATTAGTGAATTGCGgaactcggcggcggcgagcggcggcgcggggacggcggcggcggcggaggctcaGACGTAGCCGTTGcggctgaggtggaggaggccggagCTGCCGCACTTGGGGCACACGTCGGCGGTCTTCGGCACCATGAAGTACATGAAGCAAGcccggcagccggcggcgacgaggacgtGGGCGCCGTTGTCGCCGACGGCGTAGCcgctgccggcgccggaggcCGACTCGTCGGTGGGGGAGAACGACGAGAGCGTGGACGACACGGCGGAGCCCCGGCTGCTgctggcgctgctgctgctgctgctgctgctgctactgctgctgctgctctcctcgtcgtcgccgtcgcggccgtCGTAGCCGTAGCCGTAGCCATAGCTGCCGTAGCCGTAGCCGTAGCCGTAGCCGTGCCCGCTGCTGTCGTGcgagcgccacgccgccgccgccgcggtgaccGCGCCCACGGACGACACGGAGGTGTACCCCGACGACGTGGTggtcgacgccgcggcggcggcgccgcctccgccgccgcggccccgcgcgcgcgagcagcggcgggaggaggacgacgcggaccgcgacgccggcgacggcgagtacgccgacgacgagcgcggATCGATGGTCGTCCGGGTGCCGTCCTCCCAGTTGATGTAGTAAACTTGCCCCGTCTGCATCAGCAAAGCCAATCACAAAGCACATTTCACACAAATTCACATGAAGTCATGAACTACACatcaaaattcatctaaaaataataacaataaaggAAATGCGCTTGAACTAGACAGCTAGTGGTACAGATTAAGTTAATCTTGCAAATGGCGAAATGCTGTTTCAAGAATGTGGTGAGTAAATGTGCATGATGCATGGAGAAGTTTGGGTGGGGAAAATCTACAAGTACATTTTGGTGACAGTCTGCAAGAACAATTAATGCGGTGGCATTCAGTTGCTTCCGTGAAACAAGGTTGAGAACCTATTAATAACTGATGCCCATAACAAAGTACAGCAGAAcaggggaaagaaaaaaaatctggatcAAATGGTGTAATGAATGCTGCTCTCTTTGTCCTCTTGTTTGTTTGCAAATCACAGGGCAAGGTTGGCAATGAAGAACACCACCACCAAATTCTCATTTCAtcctttgtaaaaaaaaaaaaactctaatcTGCAGGAAAGCTGTTCTACTTAAAAAGCACATAAATGTATTGCAGTAGTATCTTCAGAAAAGGCTACTGAAATAACCATAAGAAGAGCATTTTTGTCTACTCTGTTGCTGGAGACAAGGTGGAGATGAACACTCCATTTTGGTGATTAATACGCATGAATCTTCATTGGGGTAGGCATTCATTCGTCTGTTCAAAGTACTAGCAGGGatgaaaaagaaagggagacACTTTGTCACAATGGAACTGAAGATTTCCCAGAGGTGAGAATCATCTGGTGTTTAACAAAGCTCTGCGATTAGATTAGAACCCAGGACCAAAAAAACAGAGCATTGTGGTCCAGAAGAAATCTATAGCGAAATCTAGAGTTTCAGATAGAGACAGAGCAAAAAGGAATGGATCTACAGGGATGTGTCAGAAATTTAGAATGCAACACAGATCTGAATGCGCGCTTAGATCAGAGACCAGAGAAGGTGTGGAGATTTGAAGAGCCTTGATatcatcaacaaaaaaaaagaaaaaaatagtaccaTCTTTTCCGAGGTTTCTTTTCTGAACTTTTGTCATCCCTGTGTTAAAAAGAACGGCCTGAATCTCTCTGAAGATGATCGAATCCCCAACCAAACGAAGATAAGAaccgaagaaaaaaaacagagataaataaaaaaaatatttgcataGACGAAGAGAGGAATCGCAGATGAAGCAAGGatccaagaacaagaacaagaagagagaagggagacgAGGAGcagaaagagaagaggaggaagaagaaaaaaaaaatcagcgcGGACGggtcgtctcgtctcgtctctctCTCCAGTTCGAGCGCCCGCTTTCGCCATTAATGATCAAATGATTGATCCCAATCGAGCCCAAACCAAACCACACCCACCTACCTCGGAAACTGCTATCCATTTATGTCTCCAAATGATTGGACAaagggcggcgcgccgccgcccaccgccgccgccgccgcaagaatCGATCGGGGAAGAAAAGGAAACGCGGCGTATGCATGTATGGATGCATGTGTGGAAGAAGAGATGGGCGAGTAGTAGTAGACGTACCCGGATGTCGAGGCACTGCTCCCAGTGGTAGGGCAGGGCGACCTCGGAGTTGAGCTCGACGGTGACCCCCTCGCTGTCGtcgctcccctccgccgccgccgcgcgcctccccctgcgccgccctcctcctcctcctcccccgccgttGAGGGAGCAGTTGCGCAGCGACGAGGCGATCATCTCGATGTTCGGGGCAGTCATCaagtccaccaccaccaccaccaccccacccccccacccctccccctctccaacAAGAACCAAACGgacggcgaggaagaagaagaagaagaagaagaaggaggaggaggaggaggaggaggagaaggaggaggagaaaggaaTTTGCTTTTGCTGTTGCTGCCGCAGCGGCTGCCGAtgccgcggtggtggtggtggtgcgcgtGGCCCCCCGGGGGTAGCGTAGGCAGCGTATGACGCGTGAGGCTAcagtggtggaggtggaggtggtggtggtgcctgGTTGGAGCCACTGTTATATATACTGCCATTGTTGCTCCTGCTGCTGCCAATCTTGGGTGTTTTTGGGGTGgttttttggttttggttttggtttatAGGGTTCTTTGGTTTGGTTTAGGAGGGGGTGGAGGGAATTGGAGGAACAGTCTGTCTGGACGAGTGCCAACTGTGTGCCAACATAGTATGCGCTGGGATTAACGGACGGACGCCGATGCCTGCCCAGGGTATCGGGCGGTTTCTGGTTCACTTCCTACGTCTTGTATGCTTGCCCAAGGTATCGGGTGGTTTCTGGTGCACTTCCTACGGCTGATATGGTGCTGGCGGGTGGGGGTGGGAGCGTCGTGATATGCGCCGATGGTTTTTCCGGCGCCTATGTAAATCTGGGGGCCGTGAGAGAGGTTTTGTTTTCGTGCGCTGGATTCACTGGCGTGTAAGTATGCGTATTAGGCTATGAGTAATTGACGGCTTGTCCGCTTCCTTTTTAGTGAAGTAATGATACTGTAATAATGAGATATGCTTCCAAAACAACGAGAGGTCGAGAGCGATCAAGGTGAAAGTTTTAATTAACCATGCCTAGCTTCCTGGTATTCATGAATGGTATTCTATGCTACGATAGTCCGAAGGCCTATGGAACCTGTTTCACATGTGTATACCGAGTCTATATAAGTAATTGTGTGTTCCTTATCAATGTTGCATTGAGGATGCTATAGAagacaataatatttttttaatgaatgaACCAGCCTTgatcttctttttgtttaagataaaagaagaaggaaaactGTGATAATGTGGTGTACGACCAAAGGAAGAAAAGTATAAGCATGAAGGGGTTGAAAGGTGCAAATGATGAAAGCTTTCTGCTGCAGccaagggggagagagagggggggatcgATGAATGATGCTAGGGGGAAAGGTAACATCAACCTACTACCATggccactctctctctctctctctctacatatCGCTCTCTCTCGTATGGTGTGTTTTGGTGTTGCATGTTGTCCCTGCTGGCTGATGCAGCTAGCGGAGCTCAAACCAAACCACTGGCCCGGCCCGGCTCTTGGGCCACCATCTCCTGCGCAGATTCCTCTTCTGCCAAACCGAGGAAAGGTTCCCCCCTtgtccctccctcctcctctctctttctctctctccttccttgaATCAACCTGACCATTTCAAAAACTCCATCACAACTAGCTGAATTTGTCTCTTGGAAAATGGCATTAGCTTAGCAGCAAAATGTGGCAATAAAATTATAGAAAACATGCAGTGTTATGTACAGTGTAACtgtgtagagagagagagagagagtgtgtgtgtgtgtgtgtgtggaggaagaagaagctgaGAGCCTGAGAGCAAGCACGGTCAGTGGCCTCTGATGTCTTTGACCtactagcatgcatgcatgtacaccACTGTTGCAACATCAGACGAGATGGATGGATCGAGCTGGGACGCATGCGAgttaatacttttttttattctatattgatcatcatatatataagttttttcaTGAAAACCAATGTGAGTTGAGAACATTTGAAACGTTGTAGAGAGTTTTAGCAAAATTTGTTAAGTCttctgaatgtgtaacacatctggtcgtcGCCTTCATATAATTTGACAGGCACAtatcaggctgaagttgactagATATGTGAGATTGTCTCACATGTTCACTACTCGATATCACATATTTTATTTAATGTAATTAAGTTGTGATGGAAAAAATGAAAGCTTAACAACCTCTAAATGcgtgcatgcatacatgcatgcttaatttgcatgcatgcataaatcGCATCACTTAACATTGGGTGAGTATGAATTATCCCAAGATCTGAAATCAGACATCTTTCATGCTCAATTATTAATATCGGATGAAGAACCTCTAACTTAATCCGGAGTGGTTATGATCTTAGTTGGTAGTcaagtcagcattttatttaaaaacaatATGCGGAATCCACCTATCAGATTCTCTCCGTTTCACCCCTCTCTAACAGATGGATCCCACCGATTTCTTAAAAAATGCTACCTAGACTGTCATGTAGGACCAAAACCACTCTAGATTAAGTTAGGAGAGTTCTTCACTTGATATTAATAGTTGAGGGTAaaaaatgtctggttttcggatCTAGGTGTAATTCGTACTCACCTAATAGTTTAGAGGTGTAATTTAGACTTTCTCCTAAATACAATACTGTTGCACGTCAAACCAAAGGGCACTGGTTATATAATGatcaatttaaattttttagtattatatgatgatcaatatgTGAAGGGATCGATGATGTCACACTACGTATTATGTTCGTTTATTTTAGAAAGAAAGGAGCATGGAGAATCTCTTATTACCATGTAGCTTGTCTCtgtcctctcctctccggcaTGCATGCACGCGCTTGCGTTGCTTCGTTTCGCTTGGTTGCTTGCACGCTTGtccatgcatgcacgcacgcgTGGTGTACCGCGAAAATCTTTTGGATGGCTGCGCCTAGCTCGTGTTCgtgcatctatctatctatctatctatctgtcTATCTTGCATCATCATCACGTACTGGATCGATGTATGTAtctctttcctcctcctcctttttttgATCTAGCATATAGCTTAATTTGTTCTCGTTCTCGTTGTTGCGGTGTACGCTCTGCTAGATTCCAATGCAGATGCGTGGTAGTACTCCTACGTGGGTAACATGGGACATGGCCGTTGTTGCTTGCTCGCTTTGCTGATCTCTGGTGGTTTCTCTCACGCccaatgacgacgacgaccatgATGATGATTGATGGAACTCCggaaagggggagattgttttGTAGGGCCGTAGCTGTCTCTGGAACAGATATGCTGCATCGATCTCGGACCAACCCTGCTACTAGTAGTGGTAGTGGTGGTAGCGGAGATCGGTCGATTTTTTTGGGCCCTGTTGATTCAAGTGGACGGGCAAATGCGACCCTCCCCACACGGTTGTGCATGGGATCGACGTTTTCCTCCTCCCACGTActacctccttccctaaatgtttgacgtcattgatttttttaaatatgtttgaccattcgtcttattcaaaaacttttgtgaaatatgtaaaactatatgtatacataaaagtatatttaacaataaatcaaatgataggaaaagaattaataattacttgatttttttaaataaaataaacggtcaaacatatttaaaaaagtcaacggtgtcaaatattttgggatggagggagtacgtacgtactaccTCCGTATATTTCGATAGAATCGACTAAGGCAGTGTTTGTTTCTATGGAAGGAAGATAAAGTTAGTGCACAGAAAACACGAAAAGGACCCCGTAAAAAAACACGAAAAGTCATTATTAACTCATAATTTATTAATAAgttttcattattacaaaaaaattgtgcaacAACTTTCATTTATCACCGCTACATAACAGGTTTTTCCATACGGTCCAATCCCAATTTTCACGGATGGCAGGGCGATCCACATGCACCAAATGGTCTGTGAAAATCGTTCACGCGAAAATCCGACTTTTTACGTGCGGGTGCTTATGTCGCCCGctcgcaaaaataaaaatccaaaaaaattaaaacccaAAAATGGCGAAACCTAACctgccctcctcgtcgtcgttgtgGGGGCATAGGGGCCTAGCGGCGGCTGGGTCCGCCCGCTCCCGTCGCCGGAGCCAGAGCCAGATCCACCGCCACTGTGCCTCCCCACTGCCGCCGCGCGGGGTAGGGCAGCCGCTGCCCCTCCCCACCGTtgtatccgccgccgccgcgcctcacTGTTGGTATTTATTATGACCACGGAATAATCTATAAGCGCACAAATACCGTTGTAGCCTTCACCCAAGAGTATTTCAGTGTATCATATCCACAGTAAACGTGTGTGTATAATCTAAGAACGAAATTCTTCGAAGGACAACAACTAAATGGTAGGCTTGGGATAGAGTGGACTCCTGTGGGTTAGTTATCTTAATTAAGTTAACGTAAAACTCTATCACATGGGCAAGATAACTTGTCAAAAAACCAAATCAGTGCCAGGTCCATTGGTGAAAGACTATCTTAGCACAATTTTCCATTTGAAAAAATAATAGTAAAAGGACCTCGACAATCCTTTGCTAGCCAATAATTCACATACCTATTCATGTAAACAAATCACAACTACGAAAAGGATTTTTTCGTGCGGTGGAAAAGGGTTTTCACGTGCGAGTGGGCGAACCGCACGCACCCAGTTGTCTGCGAAAATCGCTAttttttgcgtgcgggtggcGCACCCTCATGCGAAAAtctgattttcgcgtgcgggtgcttatatcgcccgcacgcaaaaataaaaaaccaaaaaaaaataaaaaaaaaccgaaCCCTAACCTTGTCGCCATCACCATCGTCCTCGTCAGATCCGCCATCGCCACGCCTCCTCCCTAACCTCAAAGCCGCCGcagccgtcgtcctcgtcgtcgccgttgtcCTCGTCAGATCAGCCACCGTCacgcctcctccccaccgcccgccggccgccgccaccaccaaatAAGTGGCTTCCAGGCAAGCATGCTCTGCTGTTCCTCAGAAGTCTCAACCACCGTATTAATCAGAAGAGTGCCCAAAATACCACGAACTTCCAAGCGAACTCTATATGGCAACTCTCCATTGAGGGGCTCAATAACTGTGTACTATGGAGCTTCAATGTAACCGGCAACAAATGTCATATTTGCAAGCTCCGCAACAAATCCTTCCATGCCTTCACCATGGTGAGTACAGGGAGAATCGGCCATCTAAAGAAAAGATAGAAGGAACAAAACTGACTCCGATCAGAAACGAGATGCTGGCATTAAAACtggaaacaaaaagaaagaaaaggcacTAAACTGAAATCAAAAATACTGAagcaatataaatatttttttaaaaaatactatttttggcccaattttttttttaaaaacgaaACTCTCCCTTTCTTTTTAAACCGAAACCCTTCCCTTTTTTTCTGCCAaaaccttttccttttttttgccaAGAATTTTTTTCcgaaaatattatttttctttttgaaatgccgaaaacattttttttaaaaaaaatcaaaaggcacaaagaaaaatatttttttgatgaAATTCAGAAACTTGAAAACAAACTCATTTATTTGGACTCACTGGACCACTTGAAAAGGAGGGAAGAAGAGATTTCCAGGGGAATAAGAGAATTTCATAGGGCTCTATgggctttccgtttggtttgtcctacggtcaagatcggctctgataccaacttgtcacgcccagagaTTCGACAACCCGAATCCCGGCTATCTGTGCATAGTCCAGGCATCAACTAGAGTACACGAATCTGAAGAAGTTAAAAAAGACTCACACTATTGTATTTTTCAAGTTAAAAGAAGACATTAGATGGAGCGGCTGCCACTAGTTGTGTAGTCACgtcctatgaaaaaaaaagcatatattaaagttactttctttttattataagttacttctataatatatataaattacttttaggctttattaaatttacttttatatgtctatgtaataattggctgtagctcttttgagtaaaggccgggatatttattccattatctaaaaaaatatatctaagaagtgatttagtgaaatctaaaagtaattttgaTATATTATAAATGTAATTTACAAtttttcatcagaatataatcatgtgagatctttcTACAAAGATTTAATTACGAACAcgacggtgtaatcggatcgtagatcggatgagtagtttaagagaaatttttatttgaagtataggtggataggATTTCTCATAGATGAAGTAGTAGCGCTGTGTAGTCATGTCCAATATTGGATGCTGcctttcaaaaaataaaagagcaattacaaatttacaaccattttaatttgttattacagaaaaaaagagaaaacgaTACTTCTAAAAACAAGCATATCCATATCAGATATCGTATCAAACACAAATGCGTATCGGGATACTCTCGAATGCATATCGAACATGGAAAAGCTAATGGGCGATTGATCGCTAAGGGCGATCAGGGCGACACCCCCTCCTCCTCAacgtggttttcttttttggtacCGTATTACTTTGCtatttttagtaaatttatacatctaaaatttatacacctcaagtttacacatctaaagtttatacacctaaagtttagagacccaaagtttataagtcaaaagtttatttatccgattcaaatttgaatttcaattcaaattttttttatatatagtattttctatatatctaaagtttataagtcaaaaatttatatacccgattcaaatttgaatttgaattcaaattttttatatatatagtatttctatacacctaaagtttagagacccaaagtttataagtcaaaagtttatacatccgattcaaatttgatttgaattcaaatattttttatatatagtattttctatacatctaaagtttagagagccaaagtttataagtcaaaagtttatatatcctattcaaatttgaatttgaattcaaataatttttatatatattattttctatacatctaaagtttattaacccaaagtttataagtcaaaatacccgattcaaatttaaatttgaattcaaatattttttatatatatagtatttctatacataaatttttctaactgtttttttatttttaaaaagatttatggtgtagtacgaagagaagaaggggagaggagcCATATAGGGGGGATGGGGTCGATCACCTggagcgatcgatcgcccattagcttTACCCTATCGAACACATATTTCCGTTGCTTTTTAAACAAAGAAATTAATTTCTGCTACTTTTTCAATATTTAGTCCATACATTGCCAATACTCCTAGTATAAATATCATCATAAGTTACTTAAAGTTTGACATTCCATCCCATTTGAAACTTATTGCATTAAACCATGCATTTCTGCTTTTCCTTCCTTCTATATTGtgtattttataatttatatatatgcccCGTAACCGTGATTTTGAAAATATGACTCAGAGCATCTCACGATTTAAACAGCAGGCTGTATCAGCCTATGACGGATCAACTCGTCGACGTACATTGAGCAAAGTATTGCGCATGATCCTTAGCATCATtatttatcaaattttacatAGCTCTTCTCATTTTGCGACAGGGCAGTCACCCTTACTCCCTTAGCATGGGTCAGGATGTAGATACACAGTAAAAACCTTCTAAAACAGTCAGGCGATTTAGATCAAACCACATGGGAGAAAAAGCTGCTACTTGGGACTTGGGAGTGTTACAGATGTGAAGTCCAGGTTATGCACTATACACACTGCTTATAGGAAACAGCCAACTGGCAACTGCTTCCATTCCAGTGTCACTCTTCCTTCAGTATCGGCGGCCACCGCCAGTGGACAAGAGCACTTTGGTGGGTTTCTTGCCTTTCTTCCCGACTACATTTGGTTTGTGCGTGTCCAGGCTATTGTCTGACGCTCTAGTGGAGGAAATGATGCTGGCAAAGGATAATGCGGGTGTTGCGGCTGGCCCTGCATAGAAAACAGTTTAGTTATGCCAGGATTTCACTAGAAGAAAAATGGGCACTGCCGCACACTGGTAAGTGCCAGCGTCCAAAGGTGCATCGTGTGTCACCATACCTTGTTCCCCCGTGCTTTCACTTTTGCCAGTCAAATCCCCAGATTCAACTCTTAGAGGAGGCGAGTCTTGGGCAGACGCAAAGCCAAGCCGTGCAACATCGGAGAAAAGCTTTCTTTCGCTGGCTGGTGGACTCGTGGAGGGTCCAGCATTGTTTCCAAGAGCTTAAATGgaaaatatatacacacatatgaAGTGAGGCAGGGCAACCAACCATACAGGATGAAACATGCAGAGAACTAAAAGCACAATTGCAAACATGTGAATGCTTCAGAATGTGGATTAGGAGCACTAACAAGTATGTGTTTTGCCCCAATAGAAAGTCTGAATATGCAAAATCAGGTCTGTTCATAAATGAGTTTATTTACCTTCAAAGTCATCCAGAGAGAACATAAAATCGCCATGTGGCCCACTACTGGGAGAGAAGCTTGTATGTTCAAACAGCATTGCAGATGCctgtgcagcagcagcaacttcGGCTTTCACTCTATCGCTTTCTTCCTAAAGGAAAGCACCAAGGAGAAAAagtaaatgaccaaaataaaccttacaaCTATAAGAGTCAGTTTGAACTGGTATGCAAACAGAGCTGAACACAAAAAACATCTCACTCAGGTATATTCTTGAATATATTTTGGCAGCCAAAACACCCAATTTTAAAGAAATTGACCAGCAACTCAAAatattcagttttttttccaaaaggcAAAGTCTGCTCTTAGCAACCTAGTTATAAGTTATGTCTGCTTGAGAAAATCCATTCTATGTATCTGACCTCCTGTCACAGTTTAATTTCCATCCTaattcatactccctccgtcccaaaatataacaacttttagccctcaacatttgtcccaaaatataacaacttcttcaccaacattctttttccaaccaatcacaaccctccaccattcacttttcccacctacctccactactcaaccaatcacaGCCCTCCATCATTCACTTTTACCTACTtccttaataaccgtgtccaactctaaaaatgcttatattctgggatggaggtagtacttttTAAAACATACCCCTTAACTTGCAAAACCATTCAaaggaatctctcaggccaaaACAACAGAGTTTTCAATTGCAAACAGTGGTTTCAATAAAATTTACTTTCATGGAATTTGGCTCAACTCCATATACTGTTAAGCCACCCATCACTCTCCATCCCACAGTCAGTGTCCACATTGACCAACTTTAATAATAATTAGAAAAACAGTCTGCTCATGAAAAATCGGGTTGTTTCGGCCAGGGATGTCTTTTGAACAGTAATGAAACTTTGTGGACATCTTTTAAATGGTACAAGAGTCCAAAATGAAAATTGAACCAAGGTATCAGATATGTTATAGTACAATGTCCTATTTTCTCCATGTTTCCATATTGTGTGGTACACTGGTagacatatacatgtataataTGTCTTGAAAGAAATGCTTTTAAACCATGTGAGATAGACAATGATTACTGTAACTGGCAAGATTGCACTTCCCAGTTCTATCAAAGTTAATAATATGTTTCATAGCATCTCCAGTCATGTACTTGGTGTGTCATTTCTGGTAAACAAACACACCCTGTTCTACATAACCCAAGAGTAACTACACGTCTACACCACACTTGAAGGCACTGCGTATATCATAAGAAACGATGGACCCATACAACAAATTAAGAACATCTAATGTTACTAGGTGACTCCTTGAAAAGCGCCTCTATAAAAAACTATTTGACAGCATTATTAAATCCACAGGGATTAACTGCTGGCAAATCTGAGAATAGTGTCCACTTGCAAAATACAAACTAAAGAAATTTTGAACAAACAACACACAACAGTTCTGACTAACAAATTTTCAAAAGTCGACTAGTCATGATATGACTACTGATGGCGAAATGCTGAATAAACAATACAAAGCAGTTCTAACCTTCTTGGCAGTTCGTTTCCTCTGTTTCTCTCGCTTCTTGATTTCATCCATGAATGGAGCTAATGAGCTAGGAGGCAGCATATCACCCAGGTCAATTTCACAGAACTGCGTAGTTCATAGATGACAGAGCGTAAGAACAAGCTTGT of the Oryza sativa Japonica Group chromosome 2, ASM3414082v1 genome contains:
- the CFL1 gene encoding protein CURLY FLAG LEAF 1, with product MTAPNIEMIASSLRNCSLNGGGGGGGGRRRGRRAAAAEGSDDSEGVTVELNSEVALPYHWEQCLDIRTGQVYYINWEDGTRTTIDPRSSSAYSPSPASRSASSSSRRCSRARGRGGGGGAAAAASTTTSSGYTSVSSVGAVTAAAAAWRSHDSSGHGYGYGYGYGSYGYGYGYDGRDGDDEESSSSSSSSSSSSSSASSSRGSAVSSTLSSFSPTDESASGAGSGYAVGDNGAHVLVAAGCRACFMYFMVPKTADVCPKCGSSGLLHLSRNGYV